A stretch of the Crocinitomicaceae bacterium genome encodes the following:
- the uvrB gene encoding excinuclease ABC subunit UvrB, giving the protein MDFILHSPYQPTGDQPEAIRQLVHGLNTGVPFQTLLGVTGSGKTFTMANVIKELNRPTLVLSHNKTLAAQLYGEFKQFFPENAVEYFVSYYDYYQPEAYIPVTDTFIEKDLSINDEIEKLRLSATSALLSGRRDVIIVSSVSCIYGIGNPAEFKESIIHINKGMIISRNKFLLKLVENLYSRNDVTPERGNFRVKGDTVDIFLAYADYALRVIFWGDEIEDIYTLDPINNSKIESFTDINIFPANIFVTSQATINKAIGSIEIDLGKHVEYFKREQKFQEAKRIEDRVVYDLEMIRELGYCNGIENYSRYFDQRAPGTRPFCLIDYFPNDFMLMVDESHVTMPQIRAMYGGDRSRKQNLVEYGFRLPAAMDNRPLKFEEFEALIKQAIFVSATPAEYELEKSEGVIVEQIIRPTGLLDPKIEVRPSINQIDDLIEEIQIRREKDERVLVTTLTKRMAEELQKYLDKLGIPCRYIHSDVDTLERVEILRQLRLGEFDVLIGVNLLREGLDLPEVSLVAILDADKEGFLRSERSLVQTVGRAARNVNGMVLMYADRMTDSMRKTIDETNRRRMIQEEYNINNNITPTQIKKSRESILGQTKVADRTQSEVAEYNLDTVESIAADPVIEYMSKDQLTQTILKLKKDMEAAAKELDFITAARLRDEMFLLEKKLQTK; this is encoded by the coding sequence ATGGATTTTATTCTTCACTCACCTTATCAACCAACCGGAGATCAGCCTGAAGCCATCCGGCAATTAGTGCATGGATTAAATACGGGTGTGCCGTTTCAAACATTACTTGGAGTTACCGGCAGTGGCAAAACGTTCACCATGGCTAACGTGATTAAAGAGTTGAATAGACCCACGCTAGTTCTATCTCACAACAAAACTCTGGCGGCGCAATTGTATGGTGAATTCAAACAGTTTTTTCCTGAAAATGCGGTAGAATATTTTGTATCCTATTACGATTATTATCAACCGGAAGCCTACATTCCGGTTACTGATACCTTTATTGAAAAAGATCTTTCTATCAATGATGAAATTGAAAAGTTGCGCTTATCTGCAACCTCAGCATTGCTATCAGGAAGACGAGATGTAATCATTGTTTCATCTGTCTCTTGCATTTATGGAATTGGTAATCCGGCAGAATTTAAAGAGAGTATCATTCACATCAATAAAGGAATGATCATTAGTCGGAATAAATTTTTATTGAAACTGGTTGAGAATTTATATTCCCGCAATGATGTTACACCTGAACGAGGAAATTTCAGAGTAAAAGGTGATACAGTAGACATTTTTCTTGCCTATGCTGATTACGCTCTGCGTGTCATTTTTTGGGGAGATGAAATAGAGGACATATATACGTTGGATCCTATCAACAACAGCAAAATTGAATCATTTACAGATATTAATATTTTTCCGGCTAATATTTTTGTTACTAGTCAAGCCACCATCAATAAAGCCATTGGATCTATTGAAATTGATTTAGGCAAACACGTAGAATATTTTAAACGAGAACAAAAATTTCAAGAAGCCAAACGGATTGAAGATCGTGTGGTGTATGATTTGGAAATGATTCGTGAATTAGGTTATTGTAACGGTATTGAAAATTATTCACGTTACTTTGATCAACGCGCGCCCGGTACACGTCCATTTTGTTTGATTGATTATTTTCCGAATGATTTTATGCTCATGGTTGATGAAAGTCACGTCACCATGCCACAAATCAGAGCCATGTATGGAGGTGACCGTTCACGCAAACAAAATCTGGTTGAATATGGTTTTCGTTTACCTGCGGCAATGGATAATCGTCCATTGAAGTTTGAAGAATTTGAGGCTTTAATTAAGCAGGCAATTTTTGTTAGTGCTACTCCGGCGGAATATGAATTGGAGAAATCAGAAGGAGTCATTGTTGAGCAAATTATTAGACCAACCGGATTATTAGACCCAAAAATTGAAGTGCGTCCAAGCATCAACCAGATAGATGATTTGATTGAAGAAATACAAATTCGCCGTGAAAAAGATGAGCGTGTTTTAGTTACTACACTCACAAAACGAATGGCTGAAGAATTGCAGAAATATTTGGATAAACTGGGTATACCCTGCCGATATATTCACAGCGATGTTGACACCTTAGAACGCGTAGAAATTTTACGTCAACTCCGTCTGGGAGAATTTGATGTATTGATTGGTGTGAACCTTTTACGTGAGGGATTGGATTTACCTGAAGTTTCTCTGGTTGCAATTCTTGATGCAGATAAAGAAGGTTTTTTACGTTCAGAAAGATCGTTGGTACAAACAGTTGGTCGTGCAGCCAGAAATGTTAACGGAATGGTACTGATGTACGCAGACAGAATGACTGATTCCATGCGCAAAACTATTGATGAGACTAATCGTCGGCGCATGATTCAGGAAGAGTATAACATAAACAACAATATCACGCCAACGCAAATTAAAAAGTCTCGTGAAAGTATTTTAGGACAAACTAAAGTAGCTGACCGAACACAGAGTGAAGTAGCGGAATATAATTTGGATACCGTAGAATCTATTGCAGCAGATCCGGTTATTGAGTACATGAGTAAAGATCAGCTTACTCAAACCATTCTCAAATTGAAAAAAGACATGGAGGCCGCAGCAAAAGAACTTGATTTTATCACCGCTGCCAGATTACGTGATGAAATGTTTTTACTAGAAAAGAAATTACAAACAAAATAA